The nucleotide window acaagcaactgacccttcggaactattttacatataggacggataggccagttcgacccggatctcgctcCTCTGgaggaactgcggttttagtccacagacgccacatgcatacgcgcgttgttcttcatacaaacgtgatggagcaaacgtgtgtgcatgtggagcatctgggcacggtgtatcggctggtttcggcttatagcaagccgaacgacgcggtaaccggcgcagatctggatgccgtgctggaaaattgggatgggcccatgatactcatgggcgacctcaatgccaaacacgtgtcatggaacagcaatctgacaaatccaaatggcagattgctgtacgaaagggcgagagcccgccgcttggtcgtcgtaggccctgaggtgccaaCGTTCGTGCATCAAACAGGCAGATGTAGGCCTGatgtgctggatatcgcagtcatgaaggggggtaccctcccattcatgattgaaacgatagaagacctcagctcggaccattcccctgtcctgttggaactaggtcaggcagggggtggccgagatcccccgcctataccccgaaggtcagttaactggaaaaggttctacgaaaccctccagcgggagtacaggccggtaaatcctgagctcctgaacaccccggaggaaatcgacgacactgtcgggcgcgtcacgtcgtcaatgaccgaggccctggcaggcagctcatcggccaagactcgagcagttgttcgaaacgacctccctcctcatatctccgaagccataacggagaaacgacgattgaggaggagatatcgaatcaccctgtcccccgctgataagcgggccttttataatcaaacggacagggtaaaacaactgctaaaaagccatcgagaggattcgtggaacgaatacctcgcctcggtctctgacgacatctcctcggtgttcaggttgaacaggagactgcgagaagggaagaagcctcgccatccggttgtggggcagcgaggttttcttgcatactcggaggcggagagggccgaggtattcgccgataccttggaggagcagttcactccaaacccccctccctccccgaacgacgagcacacaaccgaggtggaatcctttcttgtagattatttctcacaggtggaggacgcccctctagagattgaccaagtcactgaagcggaagtttccgcagccattaaggccacaagccccgacaaggccccgggtgtcgacgggatcagcgcccgtgcattccggaacataccggcctccgtgattacagcaatttcggtgatattcacgtccattttgtacgttggatatttcccgaattgttggaaaacggccaaagtcgtatgtttacccaaaccggggaaaagtttacttttcccacggaattataggccaatctccctgttaccggtattgtctaagttgttcgagaggatttttctcgaaaaactgaggcgatacatggagggagaagtgcggcccgagcaatttgggttcagggagggtcactcaactaccctccaactggtaaaaataatagatgaccttgtcggaggcctgaacaggaaacgggtgactgcagccgtttttctggatgtggccaaggcctttgacaaagtttggcatagcgggctgctttataagctagcgcgatcggcgatcccgtaccgctatgtcagactgatgcggtcatatctactagaccgacattttgtcgtgcgcgtaggggaaacgatttcctctaccagagaaataaccgctggggttccccaaggagcagtactttccccgttcatgtacactttgtacgtgaacgatatgccgctgtcggaaggggtcaaaacggccctttacgcagacgacacggcatatttctacgaatccgcaaatgtggattacgcggtccggaggctccaaaggcagctggacttagtggaaccgtggctcgacatgtggagaatcagggtcaacggtgaaaaatcggtggccgtgatgttcacatgcaagacacgaaaaccgaccagagagctggaaatctcaggggagaaaatcccttttgagaaaacagttaagtacctgggggtggtgttggacaggcggcttaccttcgacgAGCATGTCAATTATGCGACCCgaagggctaaggccgccagagcctcgctatacccagtgctgaacagtgccagcccgtacccactggcaactaagctgctcatttttcggctgtacgtactgccgattctgacatatgcttacccggcatggggggcagtgttgagctcctcgcttcaaaagaagatcgaggccgtccaaaacatagcgttgcggacgatctttggagctccgtggttcgtcaggaacgccactctccgatctgatgcgagatttcaatccgtgtccgaggtgggggtggcgcaggcgcgcagactgttcgggagagcggctgtgtccgaacacagtcatcttcgggacatctgcagagaggacccaactccgacaggtgtaaggaagcggcctcacgccgtactggacgaaccaccgtgatggtgcggtgcggtagccgaaaatcgacaaaccaggcttaggggcctccatatcgcatgagccataaacggaatagtgcgtcagacgcgtttccggggtcgcgagtgaatagtttttcgcgagttatataatttgaagacttcaaatacggtaagttcgcgcatacaacaaaaacgcggtctaaatttaattttttttttttttttttttttttttttttttttttttttttttttttttttttttttttttttttttttttttttttttttttcgcgtgtgttttgttctgtttctcttgtttcagaaacgggagaaacgtggatgtggaacgactcgacgtgccgtctcatccCGCCAGCCGAAAGAaagttataattaagatttttttttttttttttttttttttttttttttttttttttttttttttttttttctctttcgtgtgtgtgttctgcttcttctgttgcagataccaacagccaccacaaaacgaatggtttcttcactgcggccacgcggtccccccaaccccttctcagacacacgtgtgtctgaaggttaataattacgtggagtgaataattactgtttacttcttccacaaaaatcgccgccccaaaaccgcgatcgcgaataggtatcaccatttgtaagttccctattaccttcctttcctttcaagaaagaagaaagagggaacgagcccagcagccatcagcccagcagtcgcaagcccagcagccacctgcccagcagccaccggcccagcagccacctgcccagcagccacctgcccagcagccacctgcccagcagccacctgcccagcagcgacctgcccagcagccacttacagcacagaagagcgaagaaacctgcactttcccccgttcagcccttcggggcttcgggaattacaaggttaacggtatgtaacttcggttactaccaatttcttggaaagtgcaggccaaagaagaaagaagaggtcttcgggagaagaagagggagaagatgaagaagaaggaagaccagccactcgtctcaagatcacggactggagtccggaacagagcccagcagagatgcgtcctgaagggcagccatactagaagcggatgaagagcttcttaaCAACCTCTCCTAATTCAAAACTTACAATCAGaccaaataacccagcaattgcgactcctccggaaaaggggacgcattgctccctcctcacagatagtgccccgttgtggcgtattcctgctagcctattaaagagttagcaccgaaaggacttcagtggacggtctgaaggggaattacgtcgggaggacaggctttataagcctagccttccgcggtcggcccataaaatgggttcggtaacgctggtataacaacggaattggaatgcaattaaatccgtcttaaattcactataataataatatacaaaaattgaaaaataagaaccgAGACTAAAAgtgacccttttaaaaacaagcccgattagaaagatccagcagcaagggactctgtccaggctctgcgataaagtagggagtaatagactcctgccaactttgcattccattccattccacgATTGGTCGGCAAGTTGCCATACGTTGTTTGCAGCCTCGTCATTCGTGGGAAAAGGGAATTTCTTTTCGACGGGCCGGTCTTATTGGGAGCAAAAATACCGATTTCTATCATAAATAGGTCCTTCCGTACCTGCGTTCCACCAAATTCAAAGCATCATGCCACCTAAGACCAGCGGTAAAGCGGCCAAGAAGGCCGGCAAGGCGCAAAAGAACATCGCCAAGGGAGACAAGAAAAAGAAACGCAAGAGGAAGGAAAGCTACGCGGTGTACATCTACAAAGTGTTGAAGCAGGTCCATCCTGACACCGGCATCTCCTCTAAGGCGATGAGCATCATGAACAGCTTCGTTAACGATATATTCGAGCGCATCGCGGCCGAGGCTTCCAGGCTCGCCCACTACAACAAGCGGTCCACAATCACCAGCAGGGAGATCCAGACCGCCGTACGGCTTCTGTTGCCCGGTGAATTGGCCAAACACGCTGTCAGCGAAGGCACCAAGGCCGTAACCAAATACACGAGCTCTAAGTAAGCGGATGGAGCTGGTTACAATAGGCCATGTACTAAATATAAACGGCCCTTTTAAGGGCCACCACATTATAATTGAGGTTAAAAACATTTTGGTTCTTTGCTTATTGTACAGGcatataaattgcttttttatgtacataaataataaaatgtatgtactcCGTAACACGAgatatgtaaatagaaaaagaaaaaacattttccttaccTTACTATTGCAGTTTtcctttaaggtaaaaaaaaaaaaatgaacaaatgtgTAAGTGTAATTAAAACGCTTCGTTACCATGGTTTCAGGGGGGGGAGGGAAATTCACACATCTTGCCCAAAGCAAAGAACgcaacaaataatgtttttaacctcaattataatttgcgaaaaaaatttattttctggcgCCGGCCTACGTTGCAGTTGTTGACTCAAAATG belongs to Lycorma delicatula isolate Av1 chromosome 1, ASM4794821v1, whole genome shotgun sequence and includes:
- the LOC142334402 gene encoding histone H2B; translated protein: MPPKTSGKAAKKAGKAQKNIAKGDKKKKRKRKESYAVYIYKVLKQVHPDTGISSKAMSIMNSFVNDIFERIAAEASRLAHYNKRSTITSREIQTAVRLLLPGELAKHAVSEGTKAVTKYTSSK